The following are from one region of the Apostichopus japonicus isolate 1M-3 chromosome 17, ASM3797524v1, whole genome shotgun sequence genome:
- the LOC139954876 gene encoding arylsulfatase-like isoform X1: MTKFLGNAEEFIREHKEEPFFLYFAFSNNHVTLSPSDQFSDTSPLGTYGDSTNEMNSAVTDVMDLVNDLGLRENTLVIFLSDNGPFLEMCSKAGFEGPLRGGKSTVYEGGIRIPFIVSWPGQIPAGSVSRHTVSSMDIFPTILDVIGGPLPTGITYDGSSLKSILYEEFLMSEKWGFEIQSQTAPVHPEGLFFYSGEILTAMRFDGYKVHFRLQPQPLTTRVGFGEECTEGAPLMEYYAGCREPTCFTTQQVPTVYLIDADVGEGFRFTNYSEIAVFDPGFECKMMQLNFAHVSSIVRGPDLLSSTNQIADLQPCCTLPGCPCASIGGRASVGKPAYVIVCSVAILLWLILSS; this comes from the exons ATGACCAAATTTCTCGGAAACGCAGAGGAATTTATTCGTGAACATAAAGAGGAACCATTCTTTCTCTATTTTGCGTTCTCTAATAATCACGTGACCTTGTCTCCTTCGGACCAATTCTCAGACACGTCACCTCTAG GCACATATGGAGACAGCACTAATGAAATGAACTCAGCTGTTACCGATGTTATGGATCTCGTAAATGATTTAGGGCTCAGAGAAAACACTCTGGTAATCTTTCTCTCAGATAACGGACCATTTTTAGAGATGTGTTCAAAAGCCGGTTTTGAGGGCCCTTTGAGAG gTGGCAAGTCCACAGTTTACGAGGGCGGTATTCGTATTCCGTTTATAGTAAGTTGGCCTGGGCAAATTCCCGCAGGCAGCGTATCGCGTCACACGGTCAGTTCCATGGACATTTTCCCAACCATCCTTGACGTCATAGGTGGGCCTCTACCGACAGGTATCACTTACGATGGGAGCTCACTCAAATCCATCTTATACGAAGAATTTCTGATGAGTGAAAAATGGGGGTTTGAAATTCAGTCCCAGACGGCACCTGTCCATCCAGAGGGGTTGTTTTTCTATTCTGGAGAGATATTGACAGCCATGAG GTTCGATGGCTACAAAGTCCATTTCCGACTGCAACCTCAACCTCTAACTACCCGGGTAGGATTTGGCGAAGAATGCACAGAGGGCGCCCCATTAATGGAATATTACGCTGGATGTAGAGAACCTACTTGTTTTACAACTCAACAAGTTCCAACTGTTTATCTGATTGACGCAGACGTCGGAGAAGGATTTCGATTCACCAATTATTCAGAGATTGCCGTTTTCGACCCCGGGTTTGAGTGCAAGATGATGCAGTTGAATTTTGCCCACGTCAGTTCGATTGTGAGAGGACCGGATCTGCTTTCATCAACCAATCAAATTGCTGACTTACAACCCTGCTGCACATTACCTGGGTGCCCATGCGCATCAATTGGTGGAAGAGCTAGTGTCGGAAAACCTGCGTATGTCATTGTCTGCTCTGTGGCTATTCTTCTGTGGCTAATATTGAGTTCATAA